The following are encoded together in the Syntrophorhabdus sp. genome:
- a CDS encoding FMN-binding glutamate synthase family protein, protein MIEWSKTNDAIGTVNRGNPAESGLCTLCRADCKGRCETFLSSLKGRKILYPRDFGTVTAGSANTTHLGVNYNALRIQGYLYGVRGLPKGLKSTADDCIFPNVSIESEFGSKVVTKTRMPIMTGALGSTFIAAKYWDSFATGAALVGIPIVVGENVVGIDKEAIINDGRIEKAPELDRRIDTFLRYYDGYGAIIVQMNVEDTRNGVAEYVIDKYGDKVIIELKWGQGAKDIGGEIQVDSLDYALFLKNRGYVVDPDPGVPEVQEAFKHGAVKSFARHSRLGYTDLSTPEKVRESFMKSVNYLRKLGYRRISLKTGSYGMEALAMSLKFASDAKLDLLTIDGSGGGTGMSPWNMMESWGVPSLLLHSKAYEYATIIAAKGQKVVDLAFAGGLAREDHIFKALALGAPYTKMICMGRAAMIPGFVGSNIEGVLKPQNRAKVNGNWDELAPAVKELGSSADEIFAGYYDVQKRVGASEMKKIPFGAIAMWTLADKLAAGLQQLMAGARKFNLKDIGREDIFSANRDVEKETGIPYITDVLDERAKSILNS, encoded by the coding sequence ATGATAGAGTGGTCAAAGACCAATGATGCAATTGGAACCGTGAACCGTGGCAATCCGGCGGAATCGGGACTCTGTACCCTGTGCCGGGCGGACTGCAAAGGGAGATGCGAAACGTTCCTGTCGAGCCTGAAAGGCAGGAAGATCCTCTACCCGAGAGACTTCGGCACCGTTACGGCAGGCAGCGCGAACACGACCCATCTCGGCGTGAATTACAACGCGCTGAGGATCCAGGGGTATCTCTACGGTGTTCGGGGCCTTCCGAAGGGATTGAAGAGCACGGCGGACGATTGTATCTTCCCGAACGTCAGCATTGAGTCCGAATTCGGGTCGAAAGTGGTCACTAAGACCAGGATGCCTATCATGACGGGCGCCCTCGGCTCCACCTTCATCGCCGCGAAGTATTGGGATTCCTTTGCTACCGGCGCCGCCCTCGTCGGCATTCCGATCGTTGTCGGGGAGAACGTTGTCGGTATCGACAAAGAGGCCATCATCAACGATGGCAGGATCGAGAAGGCGCCGGAGCTGGACAGGCGCATCGATACGTTCCTGAGGTACTATGACGGCTACGGGGCGATCATCGTGCAGATGAACGTCGAGGACACGCGCAACGGTGTGGCCGAGTATGTCATCGACAAGTACGGCGATAAGGTGATCATAGAACTGAAATGGGGCCAGGGAGCAAAGGACATCGGCGGCGAGATCCAGGTGGACAGCCTCGACTATGCCCTGTTCCTCAAGAACAGGGGCTATGTCGTCGACCCCGACCCCGGCGTTCCTGAGGTCCAGGAGGCCTTTAAGCACGGTGCCGTGAAATCCTTTGCCCGCCACAGCAGGCTTGGTTATACGGACCTCTCCACGCCCGAAAAGGTGCGGGAGAGCTTCATGAAGTCCGTCAACTATCTTCGGAAGCTCGGGTACAGGAGGATCTCCCTCAAGACCGGCTCCTACGGCATGGAAGCTCTCGCGATGTCTCTCAAGTTCGCTTCGGACGCGAAGCTCGACCTGCTCACCATTGACGGTTCCGGTGGCGGGACGGGCATGAGTCCGTGGAACATGATGGAATCATGGGGAGTGCCCTCGCTTCTGCTTCACAGCAAGGCGTACGAGTACGCCACGATCATAGCGGCAAAGGGACAGAAGGTCGTGGACCTGGCGTTTGCCGGAGGTTTGGCTCGTGAGGACCACATATTCAAGGCGCTCGCGCTCGGCGCACCGTACACGAAAATGATCTGCATGGGCAGGGCCGCCATGATACCCGGTTTCGTGGGTTCCAACATCGAAGGCGTGCTGAAGCCGCAGAACAGGGCAAAGGTCAACGGCAACTGGGACGAACTCGCTCCCGCGGTGAAGGAACTTGGTTCCTCGGCCGATGAGATCTTTGCCGGTTACTATGATGTCCAGAAGAGGGTGGGTGCGTCGGAGATGAAGAAGATCCCCTTCGGCGCCATCGCCATGTGGACCCTGGCGGACAAGCTGGCCGCCGGTCTCCAGCAGCTCATGGCGGGTGCCCGCAAGTTCAACCTGAAGGACATCGGAAGGGAGGACATATTCTCGGCCAACAGGGACGTTGAAAAGGAGACGGGAATACCCTACATCACCGATGTTCTCGACGAAAGGGCAAAGAGTATCCTGAACTCATAA